GCGGCGCTGGCCGACCCGCGGGTGCGCGAGTGGACCGGCCGCGGCGAGGTCCGCAAGGTGGTCTACATTCCGGGGCGCCTCCTCAACATCGTCGTCGCGGGACGGTGAGGGCGGTGGCGGCGGCGTGGCGGCGGGCCGCGGCGGTCGCCGCCGTCGCGGCGGTGCTGCTCAGCGCCGCCTGCGGCTACCGCGTGGTCGGGTTCGGCGGGCAGCTCCCCGGGGGCATCACCCGTGTCGAAGTGCCGATCTTCGAGAACCGGACGACCCGTAGCGACATCAGCCGGAAGCTCACCGAGGACTTCATCAACCGGCTCGTGAGCTCGGGGAAGGTCACCGTCGTGGGTGCCGCCGCCGAGGCGCAGGGCGTCATCCGGGGCGTCGTCGCCGTCTACCGGCGCGAGCCCATCACCTTCGACGCGAGCCAGAAGCCGCTCGCGAACCGGCTCACCGTGGTCATGGACGTCGAGCTTGTCGCGAACGCCACGGGGCGCGCGCTCTTCGCGGAGAAGGGCGTGGTCGCGCGGCACGACTACGCGATCGGGGACGACCTGGAGGAGAACGACCGGCGCGAGGACGAGGCGTTGGCTCGGATCTCGGAGCTCATGAGCCAGAAGCTCATCGGATTAATGCTGGAAGGCTTCTAGCGGATGACGCCGGAGCAGTTCCGGAAGTCGCTGGCGAAGGGACAGGTCGCGCCGGTCTACTTCTTCTCGGGCCCCGAGGCGGGGACGATGCAGGAGGCGCTCGACGCGGTCGCCGCGCTGGTGCCGGAGGCGGCGCGCGCCTTCAACGTCCAGGTCTTCCACGCCTTCGAGGCGGACTTCGCGGAGGT
The bacterium genome window above contains:
- the lptE gene encoding LPS assembly lipoprotein LptE, yielding MAAAWRRAAAVAAVAAVLLSAACGYRVVGFGGQLPGGITRVEVPIFENRTTRSDISRKLTEDFINRLVSSGKVTVVGAAAEAQGVIRGVVAVYRREPITFDASQKPLANRLTVVMDVELVANATGRALFAEKGVVARHDYAIGDDLEENDRREDEALARISELMSQKLIGLMLEGF